In a single window of the Candidatus Anoxymicrobium japonicum genome:
- the holB gene encoding DNA polymerase III subunit delta': MTKGCCQLLWDEIAGHKTVCSSLRRAVEQGNVNHAYMFAGPSGVGKFIVARTFAASILCSKGDCGACNVCRRVMEEKHPDVTVVRPEGKNIRIETIRSIRMDAFKKPVESDHKIYIIKNAERMWEEGASTLLKVIEEPPDNVIFILVTTNVGGVLPTIRSRCQEIRFSNVPADELKAYLMEKKDISPERADLVARLTGGVLGRALDWCDEPWRLTRRDDVIRCAQALRRVDLNQALVLARELYRDVRAPTDELSVAYQDKKSMLTDGTLDGATARRISKELDDECKREQVKEEIRGVKELFSTLAWWYRDILLYGQGARAALLINRDLEREIAEEADALSPVNLLKCIEILGDSMRAAEQNVPAQLNIESALFGLQEALYV; encoded by the coding sequence CTGACGAAAGGTTGTTGTCAGTTGCTATGGGATGAGATAGCCGGTCACAAGACAGTGTGCTCGAGCTTGCGTAGAGCCGTCGAGCAAGGAAATGTCAATCACGCCTATATGTTCGCCGGGCCCTCAGGCGTGGGCAAGTTCATTGTCGCCAGGACTTTTGCCGCGTCTATTCTCTGTTCAAAGGGAGACTGTGGCGCCTGTAACGTTTGCCGCCGCGTGATGGAGGAGAAGCATCCTGACGTAACTGTTGTTCGGCCTGAGGGCAAGAACATCCGGATTGAGACGATCAGGAGTATCCGCATGGATGCTTTCAAGAAACCTGTCGAGTCGGATCACAAGATCTACATAATCAAGAACGCCGAGCGCATGTGGGAAGAAGGCGCGTCCACCTTGCTCAAGGTTATCGAGGAACCGCCTGACAACGTGATTTTCATACTGGTGACGACAAACGTTGGAGGTGTGCTGCCTACGATCCGGTCGCGCTGCCAGGAGATAAGGTTCTCAAACGTGCCGGCGGATGAGCTCAAGGCTTACCTCATGGAGAAAAAGGATATCAGCCCCGAGAGAGCCGACCTCGTGGCGCGGCTCACAGGCGGGGTGCTCGGCAGGGCGCTTGATTGGTGCGACGAACCGTGGAGGCTCACACGGCGTGATGATGTGATCAGGTGCGCACAAGCGCTTCGCAGGGTCGACCTCAACCAGGCTTTAGTCCTCGCCCGGGAGCTATACCGCGACGTGCGCGCTCCCACAGATGAACTCTCCGTCGCGTACCAGGACAAGAAGAGCATGCTCACTGATGGGACGCTGGATGGCGCTACGGCCAGAAGGATTTCGAAGGAACTCGATGACGAATGCAAGCGCGAGCAGGTCAAGGAGGAGATTCGAGGGGTCAAGGAACTCTTCTCGACGTTAGCATGGTGGTATCGTGATATCCTGTTATACGGACAGGGTGCGCGCGCGGCTCTTCTGATCAATCGCGATCTTGAGCGGGAGATCGCGGAGGAAGCGGACGCGCTTTCACCCGTCAACCTTCTGAAGTGCATTGAGATTCTTGGAGACAGTATGAGAGC